The following nucleotide sequence is from Trifolium pratense cultivar HEN17-A07 linkage group LG2, ARS_RC_1.1, whole genome shotgun sequence.
AAACTTATCTTACAAGATTGAAAACATAGGCTTTGTAATTGATTTGccaaaacaacaaaaagaaaagttttATTTGTATAGTCATAACTCATATATACTTTAATTATTAACATCACAATGATGCTTCATGTCTTTTACTTTCCACACATTTTTGCTTTATGAAATTCCTTTCAAGTATATTCTTTACATGAAGTAACTTAACgtttttaaaaggaaaaaaaaatgaagatttgATCATATCAATGGATTAGTACAAATATATACAGAAACTAGAAATGATGTGTAGACAGATGCTTGAATTAAAGGTATGGTATGATGCAATTGTTATCGTTCGATTAAAAAGTGTGATGAATAAAAATGTTAAGCTTATGCCAAGAGATACTAACCatttattagattttttttatttcctaaagTAGCACTTTTCATGATTAGTCGTTTTTCATAAATGGATTCTTTAGCTTTAAGTTTATTTCACTTTTGATTATTTGATTCATTGTCTAACCCTCCAACGGTCCACCTCTTATATCATGTAAACACAGCACAAAATAAGCTTTTGGAcgtacaatttatttattttaatttgaattttgttcATTGAGATTACATATATTCTTACTAGCCAAGACTTTATAGACAAACACTAGTACAATCAAtaagttttaaaacaatatataagtTCTTctgtcaaatatatatatatatatatatatataaaagtttttttgtcaagtaatttaaTGATTAGACTTACATAATTTAAGTTTGAATAATAAATGTCTTAAAAAGAAGTGTGAAGCAGTGAAGTATTACGAATTCAAACTCAAGCCTCTATATTTATGGAAATTGTTATTCAAACAcacttttttaacaaaaatacaataaaattacacattttgctttttttaatatttattacacGTTTCGATATCCGTGTTGTGAGTGAATAAAATAcaatgttgtatttttgtccaactttttgtgtttatataacaCATATCATATATTAGTGTTCTTTCAACTACCGACTTAGTTGTATACATTGTGTTACTTATTATAAAATGTTTTGGCCATCTTATAAATTTGACtgacatcatattttatatgatCAAGTTGTTTTTAGTGTGAAATTTAGTCAATAGCtacctaataaaaaaaataattgtttcagTCTTTGCTTCGAATATATTTCATTTCTTCCACGTGTTTTTCTCTATGTGGgaggtaaaaagaaaaaggtttGGGGGTTATGCTTTGGTACCCAGCTTCAGTGTGTCGAATGtgtatcttcttcttctttttgagGAACGGCCCAACAAACTTGTGGGCTTAATCCTAATGTAAATGTTAATAAGAAATTTAAGTATAattatcagtttttttttaattattattcatcttcttcctggTAGATATGAAGTTTTCACAATTATTTAATAATGATTAATTTCTACAGAAAAATTGTAGGGTACAaaataacatgaataatatagaTTCTTCCTTCTAACTgaattttctctataaatataaGATTCAAACCAATAACCTTTAATTAAGATTAGGGGTCTTAACTATTAAGCATaaatattggtttttttttattataagcaTAATTGTTGGTTCATGAATCCAACATTGAGATTATATGTGTATAGGTATGTTTTCCTAACTGTTTAAGTTCAATTGAATGTAAGTTGCTTATGGTAAAAGTAAGTTGGTTGCGATAAAAACTgaacataaaataatttatatttagatagattaattctataaaattaattatggcTAAaactaaatttcaaatttaaaccACAAAAATTTATACACaactataaaattttaaattttaatttaaataaagatGTTCAATCTAACAATATCGGTTCAACTAATACTAAATAATCCTATCCATTGggttgttattaaaaaaaaaaaaaaaaatcaattgggGATGATCAAAATGTACACGGTTGGAACATGGAGCATATATAATGATTCAtttaggggtgatcgcggtgcggtttggttcggttttgagcataaaagtcatcctaaccgcgagataaaaatgcatgtggttcggtttggttcggttgattttaaaaaagtcatccaaaccaaaccataccaaaccaatgcggtttggatcggttcggttggtgcggtttaaaacataacgattgtaccgaacaattttaagcataaaaaaaaataaaaaattgaagttccaaaataacattgtagtaccaacaaaaattatttatccaaaataacattatagtaacttacaattttaaatatataaaaaaattgaattttcaaaataacatcacggtaccgataaaatttgtttatttaaaataacattacaacaccaaaataaaatttcagtacaaaaaataaaaacaacttgaagttcgattaatttggtcgactgacttggtaattgggcatgtatattggaatataaatatattttcttttacgatattggaatataaatatataatagtaacttaatgcggtttttgcggttatccgcggtttttgcggtttgcggttcagtaagaaagccatccaaatacatccaaatcaaatgcggtttttgcggttttcggtttggtttggttcgatttgcggttttacttttagattgattcggatacgatcacccctagaTTCATTAATGCCAAAGAAAACTACTATTTGATACGTGCTAGAAAAGCTATTGTCGCATGCCCTAATTTTAAAACACATTCTTTGAGAGAAGTAAACGAAGTAATTCTAAAATGGATGTGACAAAAGCCACCACACTATCCCATTCCAAGTAAATAAACTATATATAATCCACTTTATAATTTTGcacatttttcattttctctaaataaaagtaataaaataaaagtggGTGCATCccctttaattaaaaaaattaatgatgattAAAAAAGATATACTATTCAAATACATCAACTAGCTAGCAGGAACAAAAGGCGTTTTAGGTAGTTAGCCTCATCTGCTAAATTCAGCCATAAAACAAGAACATGAAAACTATAATCTAATGTCAAATGCTGCTGAATTTAGCACTTGTTCCTACCCCCCTCATCAACTTTAGATTACTATAACCTAATTGGAGCTATTATAATCTTAAACAACTTATCTCTAATctctaatttatatataatgcaCTTCCACCTGGCCCAAGCCATCTTTGAAAGTGTTActtaatttcctttttatttattttcattctcttccttttccttcttttgtttcttcatgCTTTTCTCTTTTTGGATACAAATAATGTCTTCTTCTTCCCTTTTAgtttacaaatttaaaatatgaaaatggaTTCTCTATTACACCGTGTAGCGCGGTAGAAGATTCAAATCCCATAAAATATATAGTTAATTTTGTCCTTAATTAGTTCTCTATTGGCCAAAAAGTGGGCCTCCAAACGTAGGCGTCCAGAAATCAACGGGAGTTTCATTAGCCATCGGAAATGTGCTTGAAATTGGCACCAAACAAAGCCCTTGACTTCTTAAGTCTTGTTTTTTCTCTTGTGAGTCCTTCACATTATCACAAACCTTCATACAAAAAGatgtgaaaattaatatttcaaaatccaaatattaaataaatatttacatctttttttaattaaaataaatcgtATATCTTGCATATCATGAACATAACTAACGATCTTATGCAAAATTGTACAAAATATGATgtgaaaattaaatatttttcttagaATAAAAATTGTACAAAATATGATGggaataatatttttcttagaaTAAATAGAAGATAAATTATTATAGCATAGTATTAATTAGTACCTGTTGGTGTTGAATGGGAGATCCATTTTTCATATATGGAGTGCTCAAAAcctgaaattaataataaacaagatttataataataattattattaataataaacataataaaactaGCTAGCCTCTCATGTTAAGACTTATGCTAGCCAAATAATTAggattttctttaaaaaaaaaaagttattataagaaaaatggaAACATACATTGACTTGATCATGAAGGAACTTGATGTACTCAATGGCTTCATGAAGAACAGATGCTGTATCCGTCTGTATATATATTAAGATCAAAGTAATTAGTAAGTATAATTAACTTAATTACCCTTCAatatatcttaaaaaaaaaaagtatatatcaCTTTCAAAGTAGaagaaaaagtgaaaaagaAGCCATCTGAAAAGAAATTCACCTTTCCGAAAGGTGAAACCAATTGCTGAAGAGCTGTGATACGGTCCCCTAACTTCTCTTTCCTAACCTGCATGTCCATACCATACATACACATCATCAACTTTATCAAATCTACAAATTATAGAGCAATATAGTAATTAtaattaagattaacaaaaatCTTAATAATTAACAAAGGATGGGAGCAAAGTCTGCTTTCCTCTGATGATGTTTAGATGTTCTtcgccttataaaaaaaacataattttataGTAAAGTACCTTAAAAGTTGGTAATGGAGATGGAGTCTCAATTCTTGGCCTCTTAATTGCAGCTTCAGATGAGTTTTTTGTTTCTGGAGATTTTTCTCTCTTTAGCTGAAATtagataaattttatatttatgttaatacccttaaccaaaaaaaaccctagttttaggtcatatatttttttatatttacataTAAACTAGCATATGGGACCCATGGTCGGCACGCATGCGAAAAAATTAGTTGGCACGAAGAAGTTTCTTTATACATcgatttattatatttatataaaaagataGATGAAAACGCTGTCACTTGACGCATTAACATGGATAAACGTTCTGTAATTTTATTAGTAAAATGAAAGATAGATAGAAATGCTGACATGTGGCATAACATGACtaattgaattatgttttaTTAATAGTATGATAATAACATGATAATGGTTAGAAGGTAATTAagcaataaataattatataccTTGTTTAATAGAGCATTTGAGGAATTGAATTTGTTATCTTGATCAAAATTAGGAGATTGATATTGTGGTTGTGATGAAGCCAAAACTCCAGCTCTGATGTCATTAAGTGCCTCAGCTGAAGCATTccaaaaaggggtattattggAAAATTGCAATCCACTACTAAGTTGTTGTTTTGGCATTGAAGGTTTCATAAGAGAAGATACATTAGACCATGTTGGTGAAAGTTCATTGGAAGATGAATAAGACATAGAAGAAGGGTTGGTATAAAGTGAGTTATGTGATTGAGGTTGAGGATCATTATCAAATAAACTTTGTATCAAATTTGAAGGGTAACCATAGGAATCTATGGAAAATTGTTGATCCATCGGCTTGATGAAAGTATCAACTGTTGAAACTTGGATTTGTGAATCATTAGATGAATCTAAACATGTTTCTTCTTGAATCATAGAGTGAAAATTGCTCTCTTGCCTTCCATTACAATTACTGcacaaaaagaaattacaacatatgTATTAGACATCAACATGAACACTAGACACGACCCTGACACATCACACctgtaaaaaattgtaaaattgaatgtaatcacgTTTATCAGATAAGCAGACTAAAACATGTCAGACACCAGAAGTCTTTCATTAAAAGTATCGGTGCTAACTtcggaaaattttaaaaaaaaaaacgaaaagaaaaaaaaaacttcgaaaTTATGAGAAGTTTTGAACTTACAATAGAGAGTGATTCCAATTAGATGAAGTTGGAGATGAGAGATCAAAACCCATAATTTGTAAGGTGGAATCAATCAACATGCTACCACTTCCATTAGCTAATGATTCACtctgttgtggtggcttttgaggATCAAGAAAACTCAAAGCACAATCAGAAAAATCAAAGTTATTAGTTTCATCAATAGAACAAGTCCTTGTTTCTTTCAAACCCAAAAGTTCATTTTGCCAAGTACTATAGTTCCCTACATCATTAGCTGCAACAGAACATGTTGATGATGAATTCATCATAATAGGAAATACACTTCTTGTTGAATTATTAATACTCCGCCATGTTTCACCACAAATTCCAGCTTGAAACTCCTCTGCCATGTTAAAGATTTGTTTATGTCTTATTAGAATTAGAACTCTTTTTCTTTGAGGTAACAATGATATCACACTCAAAAACACAACTATGTTTATGAGCTCATATgtgataatatttatatatggaATGGTTAGAAGGGTAAGGACTAGAATTTGGTTGACATTACAAGGGGTTGATGATTTGACAAATGAGAGAATTTTGAATCCAATTCTAAttctctttctttatttttttaatataatataataacaaataTAATTAGTATATGTTCCTATGattaaatattaattgttttgggtttgttttcTATTTGTCTTACTTTatggaataaaatataatagtatatGAAGAAATGTAGTACATGCCGTGTGGACAATTTTGTTCCTTGTGTATAAAGTTTTGT
It contains:
- the LOC123909790 gene encoding transcription factor bHLH112-like yields the protein MAEEFQAGICGETWRSINNSTRSVFPIMMNSSSTCSVAANDVGNYSTWQNELLGLKETRTCSIDETNNFDFSDCALSFLDPQKPPQQSESLANGSGSMLIDSTLQIMGFDLSSPTSSNWNHSLFNCNGRQESNFHSMIQEETCLDSSNDSQIQVSTVDTFIKPMDQQFSIDSYGYPSNLIQSLFDNDPQPQSHNSLYTNPSSMSYSSSNELSPTWSNVSSLMKPSMPKQQLSSGLQFSNNTPFWNASAEALNDIRAGVLASSQPQYQSPNFDQDNKFNSSNALLNKLKREKSPETKNSSEAAIKRPRIETPSPLPTFKVRKEKLGDRITALQQLVSPFGKTDTASVLHEAIEYIKFLHDQVNVLSTPYMKNGSPIQHQQVCDNVKDSQEKKQDLRSQGLCLVPISSTFPMANETPVDFWTPTFGGPLFGQ